The following is a genomic window from Thermococcus sp..
AAACGATGGTGGCGTCCTCGTCGTTGATATAAGCCCAAGAAACCCGAACTACCCGGGCTACGGCCAGGGTCTGAGCCCAAACTCTGAGTACAACTTTGATGAGGTCTTCGCTGTAAGCAACGACCTCTGGGAGGACAACATGAGCATAGTCGTGAGGATTACCAACGCCAACACCGCTATACAGTTCTATGGAGCGGACCACGATATCCACGACGTCAGCACCGGGGCAGTTGTTTACGCCAGCGACATGGCGAAGAACGACGTCTGCTTCCTCCTTAGTCCGGGGGAGGCCGTTAAGGTCGGTATGGACTTCGACGTTGGGAACTTACCTCTCAACACCACGGAGAGTAGCACGATACACATTCAGGCATACAGGCTCGGCACCGAGCCCAGTGAACTCGTCGGCAAGTGCGGTCAGGGGTCATGAGGGGGCATGAAAGATGAATAAACTGTTTGGACTGGCTCTACTGATGGTTGGAATGCTCCTGGCCGTTGGTGCCGGGGCGAACTTCAGGTATTACTCTGCCGAGAGGCAGGCGAGCTTCGACGTTGTGTCCGATGACAACGAGCTGATTGATTTAACTGCCCTCCAGCCCTACGTGACCTACGACGCTGGAAAGCTCTACGTTGACATCAGCCAGTATAATCCAAACCACCCCACAGGCGGGGGTGCCGGAATGAGTCCGAACACGACTTACGTCTTCGAGGAGATGTTCGAGGTAAGCAACGAGCTCTGGGAGAACAACGAGACGGACTATCCTATATGCGTCACCATAAAGACCTCACACCCGGACGTGCTAATCTTCGCCGGAACCTACGACAGCCCCATGGCCGGACCGGCCCACAACATAAACTTCACCGTAACCCACGGAAACCCAGTTCCCATAGGGATGATATTCGACAACACCAACTCGGC
Proteins encoded in this region:
- a CDS encoding DUF1102 domain-containing protein, producing the protein MRKNIALGIFGLLVAFGLVLGSGANFRDYNADRSVHWDIVSDDNELIDLTPIQPYAYINDGGVLVVDISPRNPNYPGYGQGLSPNSEYNFDEVFAVSNDLWEDNMSIVVRITNANTAIQFYGADHDIHDVSTGAVVYASDMAKNDVCFLLSPGEAVKVGMDFDVGNLPLNTTESSTIHIQAYRLGTEPSELVGKCGQGS
- a CDS encoding DUF1102 domain-containing protein, coding for MNKLFGLALLMVGMLLAVGAGANFRYYSAERQASFDVVSDDNELIDLTALQPYVTYDAGKLYVDISQYNPNHPTGGGAGMSPNTTYVFEEMFEVSNELWENNETDYPICVTIKTSHPDVLIFAGTYDSPMAGPAHNINFTVTHGNPVPIGMIFDNTNSAMQGYQFQMSIEAVAGACPSEGP